CCTGCACGATCTCGCCGGATACGCGGCTTGGGAAGAACAAGGGACCGTGTCGATTTCTGCCGTCTCGGCTGTCTGGACGCCCTGCTGAGCAGGGTGTCGGTCTGTACCGTGACCGGGGCATGCAGCGTTTCTCGGATGCGTTTCACGCCGCCCTTGGGCCGTGCCATCTTGTTCCGTCCCAGCAGGGCACGTTTGGCGATATTCACGCACGCCACCACATCCCGGTTACCGGTGAGTCCACACGCCGTACACGCCGCCGAGTGATAGCCCTGGGGCCGACTGACCGGCCCATCACAGCAGGGACACTTGGCAGACGTGCCGCGTGCCGGAACCTGCACCACCTCGATGCCGTGCCGACTGGCGGCCTGTTCCGTGCAGGTATAGAGCACGCCCCGTACGGACTGCGAGCTGCGGTTGTTCTGAAACACACCGCGTCCCGTCGTGTCCAGATCACGCAGGTCTTCAAAGGCGATCAACGATGCGCCTGACTGCACCGCCAGGCTCACCAGATGATTGGCTCCCTGCCAGGCGAGCGACCGGCCCAGCCGAACGCGTTTCAGGGATAACGCCCGCTGCTGTGCGTCCAGGACTGCCCACTGGTGCTGTGTGACCGCATTCGGGTGCCTCCGAAGCAACGTGGCCAGATGGTTGGCTTTGCGGCGAGTGTGTTCCTCTTCCCGTTGCAGTCGCAGCAGTTTCGACAGTTGCCCACCATCCTCCCACCCGGACGCCTGCCCGTCGGTCATCAGCCTGCCCTGTTCCTGCCGCACGACGCCCGCACACAGCAGGCTGGACGGCGACCAATCCACGTCACACGGCCATACCCGATAACTCGCTGCCCTTCTCGGAAGAGGGAGATGCTGCCCACCACCAAGCGTCCCACATGTTTCTCTGGACTCATGAACCGTAAGCGCACGGTTCGTTCCTCTCCAGGAACGAGAATAGGAGGGTCATCAAAGTAGTGTCCCACTTCCCAGTCATCATTCTCGTAAAAAAACTGGCCCCAATAGCCGCTCTGGATGTACGCCTTGCGTCCGCCTTTCTCCGTTGGGAGATACCAAGCGAACGCTTCCACATCATAGGCATCAAGTTGTGTCGGTCGCTTGGAGGACATTCCTGTAGCGTATAAGTGCTGGCCTCATCTCACAAGAACCGAGCTGCATTCTCTGACGTATGCTCTTCGAAGGAGCTGATGATGCGTGCGCTAATCAAGTACGTCCTTCACCCTCCCGGCAGGCAGGTGTACAGCAGAGCGGGCGCTCATGATGATCGCCCGCCCCGTTGGCTGTGCTGCTCAGTTGACCGCAGCATCCAGCGGCGGTTCACCCGCCGTGGCTGCGGCGGCCGCGCCCTGGTTGCTGAGAATGTGCAGCGTCACCTTCTCGCGCAGTTCCTGCTCAAGCTCGGGTCGCTCCTTGATGTAGGCGATGGCTTTGTCCTTGCCCTGCCCGATGCGTTCGTCCCCGTAGCTGTAAAACGATCCCGCCTTCTTGACGATGTCAAAGTCGCTGGCGAGCGTTACCAGGTCGGACAGCTGGTCGAACCCAGTGCCGTAGCTGAGGGTCAGCTCGACCTCTTTAAAGGGCGGTGCCACCTTGTTCTTGATCACCTTGATCTTCACGGTGTTCGACACGGACTCGTTGCCGACCTTATTGGCCTGTCCGATCTTCCGGACGTCCAGACGCATGGTGGCATAGAACTTCAGCGCCTTACCGCCGGTGGTGGTTTCGGGATTACCGTACATCACGCCGATCTTCTCGCGCACTTGGTTGATGAAGATCGCGGCCGTGTCCGTCTTGCTGAGTACCCCAGCCAGCTTGCGCAGCGCTTGAGACATCAGCCGCGCCTGCAAACCAGGAAGGCTGTCGCCCATGTCCCCTTCGATTTCCGCACGGGGCGTCAGGGCGGCAACGCTGTCGACCACCACGATGTCCACGGCGCCGCTGCGGACCAACAACTCCATGATCTCGAGGGCCTGTTCGCCGTTGTCCGGCTGTGAGACCAGCAGATTGTCGGTATCGACGCCCAGGGCGCGGGCGTAGGAGGGATCAAGGGCGTGTTCGGCGTCGATGAAGGCCGCCGTGCCGCCCGCTTTCTGGCACTGTGCGATGATGGCCAGCGCCAGGGTCGTTTTCCCGCCCGACTCAGGGCCATAGATCTCAGTGATGCGGCCCTTGGCGATCCCGCCGATCCCCAGCGCCAGGTCGAGGCTCAGACTCCCGGTGCTGATGGCGTGAATATCGAGGCGGGTATCCGCACCGAGCTTCATGATGGCACCCTTGCCGAACGACTTCTCGATCTGGTTCATGGCGAGTTCCAGCGCTTTGTTCTTGTCGCCGGCGCTACCGGAGATGCTGATGCTCTTGGTGTTCTTGTCGTCTTTGCCCATGTGTGGTGTGCCCCCTGGTGTGCAGGCGTTCAGTATAGAACAAAATCATGCCTAGCGATTTCGTCAGAACAGACGTTCTCTCGAAAACGCGCCTGCAGATCGGCGGCTTCTGACACCCAGGAGAGGGATCCCCTGGCTCGCCTGACCGGGCATCCCCGCTCACCTCAAGCGAAGAGCATCTAGTGACATCTCAGTGGACAAGTTGCTGCCACCGACGATCAAGCCGCCGACCTGCCGTTCGCTCGTCAGTGAACGTGCGAATGACTACTGGGCGCGTGTCGACCGCCCCGGAAGAACTGGGCGGCGATCAGCGTCGTGAGTGGCACCGCGAGTAGCAGGCACAACGTACTGATCAAAATGCTTGTCACTTCCGATGCGAATCCCTCGCCGCTGATCTTCACCCACAGCGGGGTGGGATCACGGTTGAGCAACAGCAGCAGAGGCAAACTTGACGCGGCGTACAGCAGCACCAGCACGTTGACCAGGCTACCGATGTGGTCAAAGCCTACCGCCATGGCTCGGCGGTACAACTCGTGAATGCCGTGTGACGCGTTCTCATACGCAAGCGCCTGGACCACCGCCGCTTGGGTCACCGTCACATCGTTGAGGGCGCCCACCGTGCCGATCACGATACTCAGCAAGTACACGTGCAGTGGATTCAGGTGAAACAGGGTGCTGGCGACGTACCCTCCCTCGCTGATGGTGCCAGTGAAGCCCATGATGTGGGCCATCCAGACCGAGAGAAAGCCCCCGAACACGGTCGTGACAGCGGTCCCCAACAGCGCAGCGCTGGTCTTGCGTCCCACACCGTGCACAAAATAGATGGTGACGCATAAAATTCCTACGGTGCCCGTCAGGGCGACGGGCAGCGCATTCCCACCCTGTGCCAGACGTGGGATGATCAGCCAGATCAGCACCGCCAGACTGAGCGCAGCACCGATCACAGCGCGCAGACCTTTCCAACGGCCGAGGAGCGCCGCAGCGCCCACCAGCAGCGCTATGAGCCACAGCAACGTCGGCGCACGGAGAGCGTCCTGCACCACGTAGTTGTCACCCGACTGCCACACGATGACACTCTGGCCGGTGTGATAGGTGGGGCTTCCCTCTGCGACCAGCGCATCGACGACATCGCCGTTCTCCAGTGTCACCAGGGCTTCCTGATCGCCGGATGCTGGCGCTTTCATGATGCCGAAGGTCGCCCGGTGGTAGGTGCCGATGCTCGGAGGACTGGGCTGAGTGTGTCCCCAACCAAAAAAGAGCAGGACCAGCAGCAGAGTGAGACGACGCATTCTGCCCAGTATGCTGCATCACTGAGGTCGACTTGTCTGATCAGTAATCGGTTGACTCATGAGAGAAACGCTGTCGTACAGGGCGTTGATGCGACAGAGCGGTCGCCCCCTTGAGTGACGTACTGCGCACCGCTTGAATCATCGACACGACCTGCTCGTAGATCCATTCGCTCGGACGCCATGCCGTCCCCGTGAACGACGCGGCATACTGCAGGGTGCATGCCACTTGATCTTCCCTCGATGTTCATGGATGAAGTTCATCCACTCAGCCGGACCGCTGCGGCCTTGGTGCAGCGGTATTACCAGAAGCACCTCTTTCCCACGGCACCCACCACCGCTGCCGAGTGGCGGTTCTGTCTCGGTGTGGTCATGGCCGATTATTTGCTGAGCCAAGGATTGAACCGGGAAGCCTATACGCTCCGGCTCCATGCCGCCGAGATTGAAGTATGGACGGCCGCCCGATACAACGCTTGGCGCGATAGCCTGTAAAGCGTTCCTCATTTGTGGCGTGATCTCTCCAGGGGTGGCGATCGGTGCTGTTCGATCCCTCGTCTCCCTTTTGATCTTGGTCCCCATGCCGCTCGCTGAGATGCTGTCTTACGCCAGTGTGCCGTTTCACACAGATCGTTGTAAGCCGCTGCACGTGATCTGGGAAGACATCGTTGCCATCGCCAGGCAGCATGAAGAGGAAGCTGGAGCGTTACGGCAAGAGCACCGTGGTAGCGGTGAAGTCCTTCGGATGGTGACCGGTCACATCACAGCGGTATCGCTGTCCAGATGCCTCACCCTCCACACGCCAATGGGTGCCGACTGCCCATACTGCTGGGCGGCTACACACTGCGCCCTCAGGGATCAACGACCGAACCTGGTCTGCGCAGGCGTTTGCCATCAACGTTACGTCCGTGCCGGATGACGCGGTCAGTCTTCCTGCGTTCGAGAGCGCTGGGAGCGGCACGAACACGATGAGCGCTGCTGCGAGCAGCAGTGTTCCTGACACGCCCCACAACAGCCAGTGAGAACGGCCACTCGCTGTCCTCTACGTCCGCTCTTGGCTCATGCCCTACCTTATCGCCGTCTTTTGTACACAGGAGGCGCACATAACAATGCTTCTTTCCACAGGCGCTGCAAGGGGAGCATACCTGAACTCAGCTGCTGGACCGAGGATCAATTATCCGCACGAACTCCGCACCGACCACCACACAATTTTAACGTCCAGGACAACTTCCAAACAGGTTGAGAGCTCAGGTGCGGCACGTGTCAACTCACCGTCCAGCAGCTGGATGTTCGAACCAACCTACCAGCGTGCTTGGACGTGCCAGCGACTCTAAAAGCAGCTTCACCCTGCGCTTTCGGTTGCGCGTGAGACCAGCATGTTCAGCTGCTCGCTCCGCCCGAACCCACCGTGTAGCGTCTGAATGCCGTACTCTTGTCGCTGTCAGCACGAAGTAAAGTCAAATTCAAGAACGTGACGTTCGGCCGATTCTGGAACGCCTCAACCCGCCTGTGCGAGCGAACGAACAAGGGGCGATCATCGGGGCCTCAGCAGGCGAGCAAAAGCAGCTTGATCGGGCCGCTGACCCGCAACACGGGATTGTGATCCTTGACGAGCACACTGCGAGGCCACTCACCCTCTCCCGGCGGTCATTCCGGGACAGGGCGCGTCGACTGAGCCAGTCGACGTATTGCCTGCCGGGAGGCCGGGACCTACACTTCAGCTGTTCCCTTCGTTGCTGCTGCGGTGGGGCGTGATCCAGCGGTCTGTTCAGACTCGCTGTATGGCCTTCGTTCCCAAACACCCTGAGGACAACGATGCACCATCAACACCTGACCCGCATCAGCGCTACCGAATTGCAGGTCAATCATCCGTATTCCTTTCCTACTCGACTCTTCGCCACGCCAGAGGTGACCTTAGAACGTCGCGCTGTGGACGAACTGCTCCGCCTCCTGGATCTACAAGGCACCCTGGAGCAGCTCAGCACCGACGGCTTATCAGCTCACATTGAGCGGGTCGCTCTGACCCCCGATTTTCACAAGGGCGCGGGCATTCCGGTTGGCACCGTGATTCAGGGGCGGGGTTTCATTCTTCCGCAGGCTATCGGCAATGATGTCGGCTGTGGCATGAGCCTGCACACCACCAGCCTGAGTAGAGAGGCGCTGGAGCCCTGGCTGGACGCCCTGGAATCCAGACTCCGCCACTCCTTTTTCCAGGGTGGACGTGACTTGCCGCTCACCGGTCGCCAGCGCGAGGCCCTGCTGCGCGGCGGGGTGGCTGGTCTGCTCTCGGCGAGGCGTCCCTTGCCGCAGGGCCTCTGGCGGCAGATCCAGCTTCATGAGCTGGAACAGGCTCTCACACGCACGGAATCCGGTAGTCTGCCGGTGCAGCGCTTGCCTGGACTGCGCGACTGGATGGGCGAACCCGACCGGCTGAGCTGGGACGGACAGAGCGGCTCACTGGGCGGTGGCAATCATTTTCTGGAGCTACAATACGTCCACCGTGTGCTCGACGCCCCGACTGCGCATGCCTGGGGGCTCCGCTCTGGTCAAGTCACGGTGATGGTCCATAGCGGTTCACTGGGGATTGGGCATCTGGCGGGCCAGTTGGCGTTCGAGCTGGCAAAAGGCGCCTACCCGGCAGGGCTGGTCCACCCAGCCAATGGGTTCTTCCCGCTGCTGACCGGCGAACGCAACGCGGCAGCGCTTCAGGCGATGCAGGACGTCCTGAATACAGCAGCCAATTTTGCGGTCGTGAACCGGCTGTTTCTGGCGCTGATGGCGAGATCGGTCCTGCAAGGCATGTTGGGTGACGTTGAGTTTCCGCTGCTGTACGACGCGGCGCACAACTTTATCTGGCAGGAGGGCAGTCACTGGCTGCACCGCAAAGGCGCCACCCCCTCACGTGGCGATGAGCAGATGCAGGATACCCCGTTCGCTTACACCGGTGAACCAGTGCTCGTCCCGGGCTCGATGGGCGCGAGCAGTTTCGTGCTGGCAGGCCAGGGGCACCCTCAAGCCCTGCACAGCGCGAGCCACGGTGCAGGCCGAAAGCAGGGCAGGGGGGAGGCCATGCACGCAAATGAGGATGAGTTCGAGCAGTTCCTGCAGGACTTCCGGGTCGTGACACCGCTCGACTGGAACCGGGCACGTGCCGATGTGCGGGCGCAGAAGCGGAATGAACTGAAGCAGGAAGCACCCTTCGCTTACAAAGGGATCGGGCCGGTGATCCGGACGCTGGAACAGGCCGGCATCGCCCGTCCGGTGGCCGAACTGCGCCCGTTGCTCACGGTAAAGGGCTGAGGCCGGGTGCGTGCTCAGCAGGACAGTGATCGTGGTGAGCACGCACCCACATGGAATAGAGCCCCTGCGAAAGTCGCGGTTTAGGCTGAAGCGGTGGAGAACGACCGCCTGACACGCACGTTGAAGATGAACCGTAAGCAGTTCCGCCGCCGCACCGGGTGTCCCCCGAAACCTTCGCGTACATGGAAGCGGTGCTAACCGCACGAGCAGCACGGAAGAAGAAATTCGGTCACCTAGCCGCGCTCAGCGTGGCGGAGCAGCTCTTGACGACCCTAGAGTTCTGGCGTAAAGACCGGACGTTCGCGCACCTGGGGATGACTGGGGCGTCCATGAAGCCACCGTGCAGCGCACGGTGGAACGGGGAGAGGCCGCGCTGATCGAGCGTGCGCAGTTCCAGATGCCCAAAAAGCGCGTGTTCCAGGAAGCGCATACGGTGTACAGCATCGTCGCGGTCGATGTCTCTGAAATCCCGTGCGAGCGACCCAAAAAAAGCAGCGCCGCTGATACAGCAGCAAGAAAAAGCGGCACACCCTGACGTTCCAAGTGTTGATGTGCACGGTCACGCAGCGCATCCTGGGCACCGCAACCAGTGCGGGTGCCGTGCACGACCTGACGCGCTTTCGGGCCTCTGGAATGCGGTTTCCCCACGACACCGCCTTGATTGGGGACGCGGGGGAGCAGGGCCTGTGGCGAAGCCACCCTCATGCCATCACACCCCACAAGGCGACGCGAGCGTCGCCTCTCTCGACCGAACAGCGTTAGGAGAACTGGGCGTCGGCATATACCCGACAAGGGATCGAACATGTCATCCGCCGCATGAAGATCTTTCGGGTACTCATGGGCTTAGATCGCC
This sequence is a window from Deinococcus ruber. Protein-coding genes within it:
- a CDS encoding zinc ribbon domain-containing protein produces the protein MDWSPSSLLCAGVVRQEQGRLMTDGQASGWEDGGQLSKLLRLQREEEHTRRKANHLATLLRRHPNAVTQHQWAVLDAQQRALSLKRVRLGRSLAWQGANHLVSLAVQSGASLIAFEDLRDLDTTGRGVFQNNRSSQSVRGVLYTCTEQAASRHGIEVVQVPARGTSAKCPCCDGPVSRPQGYHSAACTACGLTGNRDVVACVNIAKRALLGRNKMARPKGGVKRIRETLHAPVTVQTDTLLSRASRQPRRQKSTRSLVLPKPRIRRDRAGNRTQSKHPKRFPARVSLRGQVERTSLNVTGNLAKRELPGLLKDTVPDGVLIEV
- the recA gene encoding recombinase RecA, whose product is MGKDDKNTKSISISGSAGDKNKALELAMNQIEKSFGKGAIMKLGADTRLDIHAISTGSLSLDLALGIGGIAKGRITEIYGPESGGKTTLALAIIAQCQKAGGTAAFIDAEHALDPSYARALGVDTDNLLVSQPDNGEQALEIMELLVRSGAVDIVVVDSVAALTPRAEIEGDMGDSLPGLQARLMSQALRKLAGVLSKTDTAAIFINQVREKIGVMYGNPETTTGGKALKFYATMRLDVRKIGQANKVGNESVSNTVKIKVIKNKVAPPFKEVELTLSYGTGFDQLSDLVTLASDFDIVKKAGSFYSYGDERIGQGKDKAIAYIKERPELEQELREKVTLHILSNQGAAAAATAGEPPLDAAVN
- a CDS encoding YibE/F family protein; its protein translation is MRRLTLLLVLLFFGWGHTQPSPPSIGTYHRATFGIMKAPASGDQEALVTLENGDVVDALVAEGSPTYHTGQSVIVWQSGDNYVVQDALRAPTLLWLIALLVGAAALLGRWKGLRAVIGAALSLAVLIWLIIPRLAQGGNALPVALTGTVGILCVTIYFVHGVGRKTSAALLGTAVTTVFGGFLSVWMAHIMGFTGTISEGGYVASTLFHLNPLHVYLLSIVIGTVGALNDVTVTQAAVVQALAYENASHGIHELYRRAMAVGFDHIGSLVNVLVLLYAASSLPLLLLLNRDPTPLWVKISGEGFASEVTSILISTLCLLLAVPLTTLIAAQFFRGGRHAPSSHSHVH
- a CDS encoding RtcB family protein is translated as MHHQHLTRISATELQVNHPYSFPTRLFATPEVTLERRAVDELLRLLDLQGTLEQLSTDGLSAHIERVALTPDFHKGAGIPVGTVIQGRGFILPQAIGNDVGCGMSLHTTSLSREALEPWLDALESRLRHSFFQGGRDLPLTGRQREALLRGGVAGLLSARRPLPQGLWRQIQLHELEQALTRTESGSLPVQRLPGLRDWMGEPDRLSWDGQSGSLGGGNHFLELQYVHRVLDAPTAHAWGLRSGQVTVMVHSGSLGIGHLAGQLAFELAKGAYPAGLVHPANGFFPLLTGERNAAALQAMQDVLNTAANFAVVNRLFLALMARSVLQGMLGDVEFPLLYDAAHNFIWQEGSHWLHRKGATPSRGDEQMQDTPFAYTGEPVLVPGSMGASSFVLAGQGHPQALHSASHGAGRKQGRGEAMHANEDEFEQFLQDFRVVTPLDWNRARADVRAQKRNELKQEAPFAYKGIGPVIRTLEQAGIARPVAELRPLLTVKG